The genomic interval TAGTGGATATAAAAATACTGATGGttgatgtttttaattgttGGTATTTAGATTATTTGAGGTCAGATAACTCTGTAGTAAGATGATAAGGTAAGATAATTGAATCATCTAACCACCACTCATTGCATTGTTATACAactgagaaaataataaaaagtttgTACAGTGAGTCTGGAAACAAGCAAATATTTTGCCTTCATTACAATAAAAAATTATGattgaaaacacaaatagagGATCAGTTTATCTCTTTGTCAACAGAACCCAAACCCCTTTAGTTCTTTCAGTCCTCACTTCCCATCATATCAGTCATTTGTATGATTCATATTGTACCTGCTGTCATTTCCCAAACATGGTTTCTGATCCTTATGGTTTATTAACAGTGTTTCTGTCTGAGTCGTTTAATTCTAGCTTCAGTTTTGCTTTTGACCTCAGTCGGTGGTATTAACAGgataaataacaaaatgctGATTTAACTTTATCATTTGCACTAAATCTCAGTTGTAAAGAAATTGTGCTGTTAATTAATCTATAGACTTGCTTGTTCattacaatgttttttctttcctttccatAGCTTCTTTAGTCTTCCATCTGCCTGCTCCTTAACCTCAGGAAGGAATTTGAATTAGAAGATTTTCTACCACAGCAAAACGATCACAGACTAATAACAATGAAGTGTATTATTTTCACAATGTGAAATAACAAGTTTTATAGAAATGCACTTAACATCCCTGGAGGTGAGTCAGTCTGCAGTCTTCCCTGTCTACTTAACTCTCCTTGAAACCTTTAAGCAGTGCTCTGTAGCATGGTCTCTCCGCATGGCTCTTAACCTTCATTCCCACGATGATTAAAACGTGTCATAGCCAAAATGTTCGTTTTTGTACTAAATGTGCTACCTTCTCTAATCTGCCATGTTTTGCTTGTAGTTTTTGACTGATGACAGTTTACACTGTGAAGTATAAAGTATACTATAAAGTGACGTAGAATTGCTGTTAAAGGTTGTACTGATTGAGCATTATATTATGATTTACATGCACTTTAAATCAATCATAGTACAAATATATTTACTCATTATAAAAGGTACATTATCATGTTTACATGTCAACCCCTCATTTTGTGTCTGAAAGATGTAGCTGGGAGTATTTCTTAGTTTCAGACTTGTATGTAATGCTGTTACATTAAATAAGCCTAGATGTAGAGAAATTCAGGGTTAAACCTGTGTCAGTAAATCTGTACGGTGGGTGTGAGTGGGCCCACGACAAGATTTGTATATCCTTGGTTAATAAAGAGTTACTTTattgaaaatgtgttgttgttgtctctaCAACCGCTctcacagacagagaagaaaacatgttGTTGTAACCCGTGGTCTCAGCACTTTCCAGATTGTTCCAGAAACCTGCCAGTGGATGTCCCTTTAAAAAGAAGAGGCAGCTTTGCGTGTTAATGCTTGCTCAAAACATACAGTCAGTGAATTTAATTTTGAAGAAATCCTAAAGTTTTACTTAGAAATAAcacatttgctgttttttctGATTTGTTGTATGTGCATCTTCCCATAGTCTTTGTTTTATCGCTTGCTAGAGTCAGAAGCTCAATAGTGTTTAAATCATATCTATATTGTCACTTCATGGAAGGACAAGTAACCTCGCTTCATTAATTTatcatcattttatttcatgattaatcaaaaaaacaaacatagtcCCGCCTCCCTAGCAGTGATTGGTCCTCCTGTTTGCGAAGGGCGGGGTTTAATCGAGAATGTCTGTCACTTAAGCCAATTGTCATTCAGCAGCATGAGCGTCATTGGTGGTGTGACCAATGACAGCTCACCATGTCCGGACATGGGCCTGGTTTTAGGGCAACGTTACTACGTGATCTGCCCTTTTCCCCATCGCCTCACGCCAAGGGTAGGGGGGTGTGCAGAGGCAGAAACAATCGCCGCTTAAAACTTTCTTTAATCAAAGTTCATACctactttttgtgtgttttaaacttatttttacTCGCTTGCTTGAAACGCGTGGAGACTTTCCCCCCCACCGTTGATTTTCCATAATATTCAAGACAGCGTAACTCGAGACAAGGTAGGTTATCTAATCTTTCGTCTCTCTACCGTTCACCAACAACATGTTTACCTGGGACCCTGTGACCTAATGTCccggtgttgtgtgtttgtgtttgtgtgtccgtaGCATGTAGCAAACTAGCTTTACTCTCTGAACAGTGGAAGCTGATAGCCAGCGCTAGCAGCTGTAGCTAGTCAGCGACGTCCTTTACGTTAAAATTAGTTTGACCTTTTTCCTCCGCCGGCCTTGAGTGTAGCGGTAAACGGACACCGTCGCTACAGTGTCGTGGGTTCGAGTTCCTGTCGGAGTTACATAGTGTAGCCGGTGTAAACTCCCTGGGGTCTGTTATCAAGCGCTAGCTCTCCATTGGTGTGTGCGGCAGGGACATGTCCAGACATGACTCCGCTTTCCCTGTTCCACTCACGACCTGAAGCTCATGCGGAGACCCGGTGTCAAAAAGCGGCTCAAACAAGCTCATTTGGCTTTATACCCTAACCTGAATATATTAACACATTATAACAGATAGTGAGTATCTTTGTtggctctgttgtgtgtttgtgtgtgtgtgtttgtgtttccacagcCTGTTTCATCTAGTTCAGTGGCAGCTGCTGTGAAAAGCCTTGATCAGGATAACATACATATTTGAAAGCAGTGCAAGTCTCAGCCACTCCTGCGCAATAGGATCTATtcatattacatttacattgaGTACAACCTACACTGATTTTAAACCATTTCTAACATCACTGTATTTAATCATTATATTTCCCCTCATTGGTATGAGCTATCAATGATATTGGTAGAAGACTGATTGATACATTGATATTAACTTGGATTTAGTGATCTTGAAAGAACACGTCTGCTCTTGGATCACAGTTATTTAATTCACTGTGGTACAGGAATTTTGTAActttctttttccccctctATAGACCATATTACCCAATACAGTGTCTTATTAAACTCCCCATAAGGTTGTTAAGCGAATAATCAACTTTAAGTTTAATCTTAAGTATATGTAGCTATATTCATATGTATAATTGTTAAATATTACATACATTCTTGTAGTCACAGAATCAGCATGGTCACTTTACTAGTCCTTAGAATCCTGATAAATATAGTAGAAATTACCAGAAGAgtacatacctctgccaaggctcaacagtccccttatgaaaccacatttaaattgaattgtcataaatcagtcccctaaacatggctgatttaaaaaaaaaaaaaaagaataataataatctatatGGGTTCTTCCCTTATCCATGCGTATAATAGAGACATGCTAGTGATAGTTTGATTTAGTCAGTATTATTCagctcttctttcttttctgcacaGATGATTGACACAGTAACAGGACCTGGAACACCACCCTTTGACGTTCAGCTGAAGGCTCTAACCGATCAAGAGGGCCGATACCAACCTAAGCTGAGCGGCTTGAGGTTCATCGAATGCGCCCAGGACAACGGCCTCAGGATGACCGCCAGACTCCGGGAGCTGGAGGTGAAGGACCTGCTCTCTCTGACCAGGTTCTTTGGCTTCAGCTCAGACAGCTTCTCACTGGCCATCAGCATACTGGATCGATTCCTATCAGTAATGAAGGTTTGTACACAGCAAAGATAATTTTTATCTTGTTGCTTAGActataattgttttaaaaaactctCTAATCTTATTTTGTCGTCTGTGCTCTACAGATTCAGCCAAAACACCTGTCCTGTGTGGGCCTGTGCTGCTTCTATATTGCTGTGAagtcctctgaagaggaaaagaaCGTGCCTCTGGCCAATGAACTGATCCGCATCAGTCAGAATCGCTTCACAGTGCCTGACATGATTAGGATGGAGAAGATCATCATGGAGAAGCTCTACTGGAAGGTGAAGGCCCCCACAGCGCTCCGCTTCCTCCGCCTCTTTCACAGCCACATCCAGGAGCAGCTCGACGCTGAGAGGTAAGGACGGATGGTCACATCAACCTGCAGGGCTGAACCGTGACTCAACCGGATTATGTTTACACTACTAAAATGTGTCTTCTCATATTTGGCTTTGAAGTGAACACTAGCCAGAAATATTCCAAGGCTAACATGCACAGTCCTACTTTAAATCATGAAGATTATTCAGACTTGTACTTAATTTAAAAGACATCAAGTCTTATTGTCGTTTTTGATTTCACTGAAGCAGACAGATATCTAATCTAGAGGCCTCTGCCTCATATAATTTTAGATATAAGTTGGAGTCTTGACACTAACAGAATTTTCCCTTTTCCAGCAAGCAGATCCTGAGTCTTGAGAGACTGGAAGCTCAGCTGAAAGCTTGTCATTGCTCATTCGTCTTCTCTAAAATAAAGGTAGGCTAAAATAACCGGTCTCATCATTTTAAGATGGCCTGTTTGCAgtctaatattttatttatgttcaaGAAATTAGTTCTATCCAGCAGCTTCACTTTGCTTACAATTTGACACTATAAACAAAACAGCTCAAGTAGAAAGTAGGTCATCTCGAACTGTTATGTTTTCTGGGCTGGTTTTCTCAGACAAACCTGTTCCTCTGTGACAGTTTTAGGTTTTTAAGAATGTCTTCCCTCTTTATCTGCAGCCATCTCTGCTTGCCATGGCTGTGCTGTGTTATGAGGCCCAGGAAGAACACGACCCTGAGCA from Limanda limanda chromosome 10, fLimLim1.1, whole genome shotgun sequence carries:
- the ccng1 gene encoding cyclin-G1 gives rise to the protein MIDTVTGPGTPPFDVQLKALTDQEGRYQPKLSGLRFIECAQDNGLRMTARLRELEVKDLLSLTRFFGFSSDSFSLAISILDRFLSVMKIQPKHLSCVGLCCFYIAVKSSEEEKNVPLANELIRISQNRFTVPDMIRMEKIIMEKLYWKVKAPTALRFLRLFHSHIQEQLDAESKQILSLERLEAQLKACHCSFVFSKIKPSLLAMAVLCYEAQEEHDPEHTDKISEALKALQQQLKIRDGDLVCVREFVGKCLAEYATTKCSKPNTQRLRWTISGRTARQLKHSYYKIAHLPTIPESAY